A window from Ramlibacter pinisoli encodes these proteins:
- the uraD gene encoding 2-oxo-4-hydroxy-4-carboxy-5-ureidoimidazoline decarboxylase, with product MAITLDQLNAASADEAAQLLDGLYEHSPWIAREALAQRPFRSLAHLKQAMAAVVAQAGVEKQLALLRAHPELAGKAMVANSLTAESTHEQGKAGLADCTPQEFATIQQLNADYNARFGFPFILAVRGPRGTGLSRAAIIETFARRLANPVEAEREECLRNVHRVVELRVNDKFGVAPAEGEQVWDQLERLAQHSDPGFAEKGQLTVTYLTDAHRAAARQIEQDMRGAGFDEVAVDAVGNVVGLYRGTGDRRLLTGSHYDTVRNGGKYDGRLGIYVPIACVRALAAQGRRLPFGLEVVGFAEEEGQRYKATFLGSGALIGGFDPAWLDQKDADGTSMREAMQHAGLPATLEAIRALRRDPAAYLGFVEVHIEQGPVLHEMDLPLGVVTSINGGVRYLCEVTGMASHAGTTPMGRRRDAAVAVAELALFVEQRAARDGDSVGTIGILNVPGGSTNVVPGRCQFTLDLRAPSDPQRDALVADVLAQLQAICDRRGVRASTEQTMRAAAAPSHPQWQARWERAVQALGVPLHRMPSGAGHDAMKLHEVMPQAMLFVRGQNAGISHNPLESTTADDIDLAVRALRHLLDQLASDTPA from the coding sequence ATGGCCATCACCCTGGACCAACTCAACGCCGCGTCCGCCGACGAGGCCGCGCAACTGCTCGACGGCCTGTACGAGCACTCGCCCTGGATCGCACGGGAGGCGCTGGCGCAGCGGCCGTTCCGTTCGCTGGCGCACCTGAAGCAGGCGATGGCGGCCGTCGTCGCGCAGGCCGGCGTGGAGAAACAGCTCGCGCTGCTGCGGGCCCACCCCGAACTGGCCGGCAAGGCCATGGTGGCCAACAGCCTTACCGCCGAATCCACCCACGAGCAGGGCAAGGCCGGCCTGGCCGACTGCACGCCGCAGGAGTTCGCCACCATCCAGCAGCTGAACGCCGACTACAACGCCCGGTTCGGCTTTCCCTTCATCCTGGCCGTGCGCGGCCCGCGCGGCACCGGGCTGTCGCGCGCCGCCATCATCGAGACCTTCGCGCGCCGGCTGGCCAACCCGGTCGAGGCCGAACGCGAGGAGTGCCTGCGCAACGTGCACCGGGTGGTCGAGCTGCGCGTCAACGACAAGTTCGGCGTCGCGCCGGCCGAGGGCGAGCAGGTCTGGGACCAGCTCGAGCGGCTGGCACAGCACAGCGACCCGGGCTTCGCCGAGAAGGGCCAGCTCACCGTCACCTACCTCACCGACGCCCACCGCGCGGCAGCCCGGCAGATCGAGCAGGACATGCGCGGGGCGGGCTTCGACGAGGTGGCGGTCGACGCGGTCGGCAACGTGGTGGGCCTGTACCGCGGCACCGGTGACCGCCGCCTGCTCACCGGCTCGCACTACGACACGGTGCGCAACGGCGGCAAGTACGACGGCCGGCTGGGCATCTATGTGCCGATCGCCTGCGTGCGCGCGCTCGCGGCGCAGGGCCGGCGCCTGCCCTTCGGCCTGGAGGTGGTGGGGTTCGCGGAGGAGGAAGGCCAGCGCTACAAGGCCACCTTCCTGGGCTCGGGCGCCCTCATCGGCGGCTTCGATCCGGCCTGGCTGGACCAGAAGGACGCCGACGGCACCAGCATGCGCGAGGCCATGCAGCACGCCGGGCTGCCCGCCACCCTGGAGGCCATCCGGGCGCTGCGTCGCGACCCGGCGGCCTACCTCGGTTTCGTCGAGGTCCACATCGAGCAGGGACCGGTGCTGCACGAGATGGACCTGCCGCTGGGCGTGGTCACGTCCATCAACGGCGGCGTGCGCTACCTGTGCGAGGTGACCGGCATGGCCAGCCACGCCGGCACCACGCCCATGGGCCGGCGGCGCGATGCGGCGGTGGCGGTCGCCGAACTGGCCCTGTTCGTCGAGCAGCGCGCCGCGCGCGACGGCGACTCGGTGGGCACCATCGGCATCCTGAACGTGCCGGGCGGCTCCACCAACGTGGTGCCCGGGCGCTGCCAGTTCACGCTCGACCTGCGCGCGCCCAGCGATCCGCAGCGCGATGCGCTGGTGGCCGACGTGCTGGCGCAGCTGCAGGCGATCTGCGACCGGCGCGGCGTGCGCGCCAGCACCGAGCAGACCATGCGGGCCGCCGCCGCGCCGAGCCATCCGCAGTGGCAGGCCCGCTGGGAGCGTGCGGTGCAGGCCCTGGGCGTGCCGCTGCACCGCATGCCCAGCGGCGCCGGCCACGATGCGATGAAGCTGCACGAGGTCATGCCGCAGGCCATGCTGTTCGTGCGCGGCCAGAACGCCGGCATCAGCCACAACCCGCTGGAGAGCACGACCGCCGACGACATCGACCTGGCGGTGCGCGCGCTGCGCCACCTGCTGGACCAGCTCGCCAGTGACACCCCCGCCTGA
- a CDS encoding glycerate kinase type-2 family protein: MPSAPPSPHTDPRAFLEHLYQAAVRRALPLHGTAPFLPAPPRGRTLVLGAGKAGGAMAQAVEALWPADAPLSGLVVTRYHHVPPRPAGLASRIEVVEASHPVPDAAGLAAAQRILGLTQGLTADDLVLFLISGGGSALLTLPAEGLSLEDKQRINRELLHSGANIGEMNCVRKHLSRIKGGRLAAACAPARVVTLTISDVPGDDPSVIASGPTVPDASTCADALAILRRYGIAVPETIRAGLEQGTLETPKPGDPAFAGHAVHLIATPQQSLEAAAEVARAAGIEAHILSDEMEGESREVGKVQAALARAVARRGQPFARPCVILSGGETTVTVRKQPEGTPRGRGGRAGEFCLGLAQALQGQPGVWALAADTDGIDGVEDNAGAFVAPDTLARAARQGLKVDQHLDRNDAYGYFSALGDLVVTGPTHTNVNDFRALLVL; encoded by the coding sequence ATGCCCTCCGCACCACCGTCCCCGCACACCGACCCGCGCGCCTTCCTCGAGCACCTGTACCAGGCCGCCGTGCGGCGAGCCCTGCCGCTGCACGGCACGGCGCCGTTCCTGCCGGCGCCGCCGCGTGGCCGCACGCTGGTGCTGGGTGCCGGCAAGGCCGGCGGCGCGATGGCGCAGGCGGTCGAGGCGCTGTGGCCGGCCGACGCGCCGCTGTCGGGCCTGGTGGTCACCCGCTACCACCATGTGCCGCCGCGCCCCGCCGGCCTGGCCAGCCGCATCGAGGTGGTGGAAGCCTCGCACCCGGTGCCCGATGCGGCGGGGCTGGCCGCCGCGCAGCGCATCCTCGGCCTCACGCAGGGCCTGACCGCCGACGACCTGGTGCTGTTCCTGATCTCGGGTGGCGGGTCGGCGCTGCTCACGCTGCCGGCCGAGGGCCTGTCGCTGGAGGACAAGCAGCGCATCAACCGCGAGCTGCTGCACTCGGGCGCGAACATCGGCGAGATGAACTGCGTGCGCAAGCACCTCTCGCGCATCAAGGGCGGCCGGCTCGCCGCCGCCTGCGCGCCGGCGCGCGTCGTCACGCTGACCATTAGCGACGTGCCGGGCGACGATCCCTCCGTCATCGCCAGCGGGCCCACCGTGCCCGATGCGAGCACCTGCGCCGATGCGCTGGCCATCCTGCGGCGCTACGGCATCGCCGTGCCCGAGACCATCCGCGCCGGGCTGGAACAGGGCACGCTGGAGACGCCCAAGCCCGGCGACCCGGCCTTCGCCGGCCACGCGGTCCACCTGATCGCGACGCCGCAGCAGTCGCTCGAAGCGGCGGCCGAGGTGGCGCGTGCGGCCGGGATCGAGGCCCACATCCTGAGCGACGAGATGGAAGGCGAGTCGCGCGAGGTGGGCAAGGTGCAGGCGGCGCTGGCGCGGGCGGTCGCGCGGCGCGGCCAACCGTTCGCGCGGCCCTGCGTCATCCTGTCCGGCGGCGAGACCACCGTCACCGTGCGCAAGCAGCCCGAAGGCACACCGCGCGGCCGCGGCGGGCGCGCCGGCGAGTTCTGCCTCGGCCTGGCGCAGGCCCTGCAGGGGCAGCCCGGCGTCTGGGCGTTGGCGGCCGACACCGACGGCATCGACGGCGTGGAAGACAACGCCGGCGCCTTCGTGGCGCCCGACACGCTGGCGCGGGCGGCGCGCCAGGGCCTGAAGGTCGACCAGCACCTGGACCGCAACGACGCCTACGGCTACTTCAGCGCCTTGGGCGACCTGGTGGTCACCGGCCCGACCCACACCAACGTCAACGACTTCCGCGCCCTGCTGGTGCTGTGA
- a CDS encoding secondary thiamine-phosphate synthase enzyme YjbQ, translated as MVAHQSTLAIATSGRGTRSITDAVADAVEQSGITTGIAHVFVQHTSCSLVLTENADPDVRHDLETVLARLAPDGDPAWRHDTEGPDDMAAHARSVLTGCALSLPVGGGRLLLGTWQGLYLWEHRTQPQRRTVVVTLLGG; from the coding sequence ATGGTTGCCCACCAGTCCACCCTCGCCATCGCGACCTCCGGCCGCGGCACCCGCTCCATCACCGACGCGGTGGCCGACGCCGTCGAGCAGTCGGGCATCACCACCGGCATCGCCCATGTGTTCGTGCAGCACACCAGCTGCTCGCTGGTGCTCACCGAGAACGCCGACCCCGACGTGCGGCACGACCTCGAGACGGTGCTGGCGCGGCTGGCGCCCGACGGCGACCCGGCCTGGCGCCACGACACCGAAGGGCCGGACGACATGGCGGCGCATGCGCGCTCGGTGCTGACCGGCTGCGCGCTGTCGCTGCCGGTTGGTGGCGGGCGCCTGCTGCTGGGCACCTGGCAGGGCCTGTACCTGTGGGAGCACCGCACCCAGCCGCAGCGGCGCACCGTGGTGGTCACCCTCCTGGGCGGGTGA
- a CDS encoding YkvA family protein, with protein MFKRLSLLWTLFKGDARQLWFALRHPAAPAWLKVGTALLVLYLVSPIDLIPDAIPFLGAVDDIVLIPLAIRWLLRRLPPHIAADAARHR; from the coding sequence ATGTTCAAACGCCTGAGCCTGCTGTGGACGCTGTTCAAGGGCGATGCGCGCCAGCTGTGGTTCGCGCTGCGCCATCCCGCCGCCCCGGCCTGGCTGAAGGTGGGCACGGCGCTGCTCGTGCTGTACCTGGTCTCGCCGATCGACCTGATCCCCGATGCGATCCCCTTCCTGGGCGCGGTGGACGACATCGTGCTGATCCCGCTGGCGATCCGCTGGCTGCTCAGGCGCCTGCCGCCGCACATCGCGGCCGACGCCGCGCGCCACCGCTGA
- the xdhC gene encoding xanthine dehydrogenase accessory protein XdhC, whose translation MSDWARVLAAGGEAVLVTVEAVQGSGPREAGAWMLVAAHAVAGTIGGGRLEFDAIAAARDLLAGPPAPPQTRRYALGPSLGQCCGGVVHLHYERVAPADAPLLAPRLAIPVHPVALFGGGHVGRAIVRAAADLPFALTWIDSRDEIFPDDVPANVQCEHSDPVHGAVAGLAPGSAVLVMSFSHAEDLDVVAACLQRRRERADLPFVGLIGSRTKWATFRHRLEQRGWQAADLDAVRCPIGVPGITGKQPAVIAASAVAQLLQAFDAGT comes from the coding sequence ATGAGCGACTGGGCGCGCGTGCTGGCGGCGGGCGGCGAGGCGGTGCTCGTCACCGTCGAGGCCGTGCAGGGCTCCGGTCCGCGCGAGGCCGGCGCCTGGATGCTGGTCGCGGCGCACGCCGTCGCCGGCACGATCGGTGGCGGCCGGCTCGAGTTCGACGCCATCGCCGCCGCCCGCGACCTGCTGGCGGGCCCGCCAGCGCCGCCGCAGACGCGCCGCTATGCGCTCGGCCCCAGCCTGGGCCAGTGCTGCGGCGGCGTCGTGCACCTGCACTACGAGCGCGTGGCGCCGGCCGACGCGCCGCTGCTCGCGCCGCGGCTGGCCATCCCGGTCCACCCGGTGGCCCTGTTCGGCGGCGGCCATGTGGGGCGGGCGATCGTGCGCGCGGCCGCCGACCTGCCGTTCGCGCTCACCTGGATCGACAGCCGCGACGAGATCTTCCCGGACGACGTGCCGGCCAACGTGCAGTGCGAACACTCCGACCCGGTGCATGGCGCGGTGGCCGGCCTGGCGCCGGGCAGCGCCGTGCTGGTCATGAGCTTCAGCCACGCCGAGGACCTGGACGTGGTCGCGGCCTGCCTGCAGCGCCGGCGCGAGCGGGCCGACCTGCCGTTCGTGGGCCTGATCGGCAGCCGCACCAAGTGGGCCACCTTCCGCCACCGGCTGGAGCAACGCGGCTGGCAGGCGGCCGACCTGGACGCCGTGCGTTGCCCGATCGGCGTGCCCGGCATCACCGGCAAGCAACCCGCCGTCATCGCCGCCAGCGCGGTGGCACAACTCCTGCAGGCGTTCGACGCCGGGACCTGA
- the uraH gene encoding hydroxyisourate hydrolase, with the protein MGLSTHVLDTMHGTPAAGMAVALYTVADGQASLVRRFVLDRDGRSPDGPLYRDGELQAGRYRLVFEVAAYFRARGVTLPEPAFLDQVTLDFGIARPQEHYHVPLLASPWSYSTYRGS; encoded by the coding sequence ATGGGCCTGAGCACCCACGTCCTCGACACGATGCATGGCACGCCGGCCGCCGGCATGGCGGTGGCGCTGTACACCGTCGCGGATGGCCAGGCGAGCCTGGTGCGCCGTTTCGTGCTGGACCGCGACGGGCGCAGCCCCGACGGCCCGCTGTACCGCGACGGTGAGTTGCAGGCCGGCCGCTACCGGCTGGTGTTCGAGGTGGCGGCCTATTTCCGCGCCCGGGGCGTCACGCTGCCCGAGCCGGCCTTCCTCGACCAGGTGACGCTGGACTTCGGCATCGCCCGCCCGCAGGAGCACTACCACGTGCCCCTGCTGGCCAGCCCCTGGAGCTATTCGACCTACCGCGGCTCCTGA
- a CDS encoding urate hydroxylase PuuD: MESYLLDWTNLLLRWLHVITAIAWIGSSFYFVFLDSSLTPPQDEDLKRQGVSGELWAVHGGGFYHPVKFALAPPRLPEHLHWFYWEAYTTWMSGFALLTVSYLWNAGTYLVDRQLMDWSPGAAVAAALAFLVVFWLAYDAICRVFEGRPNGDTWVGALVALLVGVAAWLACQLFPGRAAFLLTGAMVATAMTANVGMWIIPGQRKMVRAIQAGQPVDPIHGQRGKQRSVHNTYFTLPVLVAMLSNHYSFLWSHPRNWLVLVLLMAAGAAIRQFFVLRHGWKLGRHGNPLPYALAGLALVAATVVWLTPAPQAAATARPQAVGYAQVRPILEQRCYMCHGAQLQMKNVRLDTPEALRQHAANVYQQAVVARLMPMNNATGITEAERATLGQWFQQGARVD, translated from the coding sequence ATGGAAAGCTATCTCCTCGACTGGACCAACCTGCTGCTGCGCTGGCTGCACGTCATCACCGCCATCGCCTGGATCGGCTCCTCGTTCTACTTCGTGTTCCTGGACTCCAGCCTCACGCCGCCGCAGGACGAGGACCTGAAGCGCCAGGGCGTCAGCGGCGAACTGTGGGCGGTGCACGGCGGCGGCTTCTACCACCCGGTCAAGTTCGCGCTGGCGCCGCCCAGGCTGCCGGAGCACCTGCACTGGTTCTACTGGGAGGCCTACACCACCTGGATGTCGGGCTTCGCGCTGCTCACGGTGTCGTACCTGTGGAACGCCGGCACCTACCTGGTCGACCGCCAGCTGATGGACTGGTCGCCCGGTGCCGCGGTGGCGGCGGCGCTCGCCTTCCTGGTGGTGTTCTGGCTCGCCTACGACGCCATCTGCCGGGTGTTCGAGGGCCGGCCGAACGGCGACACCTGGGTCGGGGCGCTGGTGGCGCTGCTGGTGGGCGTGGCGGCCTGGCTGGCCTGCCAGCTGTTCCCGGGCCGCGCCGCCTTCCTGCTCACCGGCGCCATGGTCGCCACCGCCATGACGGCCAACGTGGGGATGTGGATCATCCCCGGCCAGCGCAAGATGGTGCGGGCCATCCAGGCCGGCCAGCCGGTGGATCCCATCCACGGCCAGCGCGGCAAGCAGCGCAGCGTGCACAACACCTACTTCACGCTGCCGGTGCTGGTGGCCATGCTGTCCAACCACTACAGCTTCCTCTGGTCGCACCCGCGCAACTGGCTGGTGCTGGTGCTGCTCATGGCCGCCGGCGCCGCCATCCGCCAGTTCTTCGTGCTGCGCCATGGCTGGAAGCTGGGGCGGCACGGCAACCCGCTGCCCTATGCGCTGGCCGGCCTGGCGCTGGTCGCCGCCACCGTCGTCTGGCTGACGCCCGCGCCGCAGGCCGCGGCGACGGCCCGGCCGCAGGCGGTGGGCTATGCCCAGGTGCGGCCCATCCTGGAGCAGCGCTGCTACATGTGCCACGGCGCGCAGCTGCAGATGAAGAACGTGCGGCTGGACACGCCGGAGGCGCTCAGGCAGCACGCCGCCAACGTCTACCAGCAGGCGGTGGTGGCCCGGCTGATGCCGATGAACAATGCCACCGGCATCACCGAGGCCGAGCGCGCCACCCTCGGCCAGTGGTTCCAGCAGGGCGCCCGGGTCGACTGA
- a CDS encoding tartrate dehydrogenase — protein sequence MPHYKIACIPGDGIGKEVVPAGQQALEALAASQDGLSFSFQSFGWGGDWYRAHGEMMPADGLDALRGADAILFGSAGDPQIPDHVTLWGLRLKICQGFDQYANVRPTRILPGIDGPLKRCTPRDLDWVIVRENSEGEYAGVGGRAHQGHPIEVATDVSILTRAGVERIMRFAFRLAQSRPRKQLTVVTKSNAQRHGMVMWDEIALQISREFPDVRWDKELVDACTARMVNRPASLDTLVATNLHADVLSDLAAALAGSLGIAPTGNIDPERRYPSMFEPIHGSAFDIMGKGLANPVGTFWSCVMLLEHLGETAAAQRLMRAVEAVTADPRLHTGDLGGQATTAQVTEAVCRRLREPATAAA from the coding sequence GTGCCCCACTACAAGATCGCCTGCATTCCCGGAGACGGAATCGGCAAGGAAGTCGTCCCGGCGGGCCAGCAGGCGCTCGAAGCGCTGGCGGCCTCGCAGGACGGCCTGTCGTTCAGCTTCCAGTCGTTCGGCTGGGGCGGTGACTGGTACCGCGCCCACGGCGAGATGATGCCGGCCGACGGCCTGGACGCCCTGCGCGGCGCCGATGCCATCCTGTTCGGATCGGCCGGCGACCCGCAGATCCCCGACCACGTCACGCTGTGGGGACTGCGGCTGAAGATCTGCCAGGGCTTCGACCAGTACGCCAACGTGCGGCCCACGCGCATCCTGCCGGGCATCGACGGGCCGCTCAAGCGCTGCACACCCAGGGACCTGGATTGGGTGATCGTGCGCGAGAACTCCGAGGGCGAGTACGCCGGCGTCGGCGGCCGCGCGCACCAGGGCCACCCGATCGAGGTCGCCACCGACGTCAGCATCCTCACCCGCGCCGGGGTCGAGCGCATCATGCGGTTCGCGTTCCGGCTGGCGCAGTCGCGCCCGCGCAAGCAGCTCACCGTGGTCACCAAGTCGAACGCGCAGCGCCACGGCATGGTGATGTGGGACGAGATCGCGCTGCAGATCAGCCGCGAGTTCCCCGACGTGCGCTGGGACAAGGAACTGGTCGACGCCTGCACGGCGCGCATGGTCAACCGGCCGGCCTCGCTCGACACGCTGGTGGCGACCAACCTGCACGCCGACGTGCTGAGCGACCTGGCGGCGGCGCTGGCCGGCAGCCTGGGCATCGCGCCCACCGGCAACATCGACCCCGAGCGGCGCTACCCCAGCATGTTCGAGCCGATCCACGGCTCGGCGTTCGACATCATGGGCAAGGGCCTGGCCAACCCGGTCGGCACCTTCTGGAGCTGCGTCATGCTGCTCGAGCACCTCGGCGAGACCGCCGCGGCCCAGCGGCTGATGCGCGCCGTCGAGGCCGTGACGGCCGATCCGCGGCTGCACACCGGCGACCTCGGCGGCCAGGCCACCACCGCGCAGGTGACCGAGGCCGTGTGCCGCCGCCTTCGCGAACCGGCAACGGCCGCGGCCTGA
- a CDS encoding acyl-CoA thioesterase produces the protein MAREIIYEQRVEFGDCDPARIVWFPNFFRWIDAASRHFFIACGVPSWTETEATLGVIGTPLVDTHARFLKTATYGDTLQIHASIAEWRGKSFVQRYRVTRGDELLMECDEVRIFAGRRADGSIHALPIPEPIRALCT, from the coding sequence ATGGCCCGAGAGATCATCTACGAACAGCGCGTGGAATTCGGCGACTGCGACCCGGCGCGCATCGTCTGGTTCCCCAACTTCTTCCGCTGGATCGACGCCGCGTCGCGCCACTTCTTCATCGCCTGCGGCGTGCCGAGTTGGACCGAGACCGAGGCCACGCTGGGCGTGATCGGCACCCCGCTGGTGGACACGCATGCCCGCTTCCTCAAGACCGCGACCTACGGCGACACGCTGCAGATCCACGCCTCGATCGCCGAGTGGCGCGGCAAGAGTTTCGTCCAGCGCTACCGGGTCACCCGCGGCGACGAGCTGCTGATGGAGTGCGACGAGGTGCGCATCTTCGCCGGCCGCCGCGCCGACGGCAGCATCCACGCGCTGCCCATCCCGGAGCCGATCCGCGCGCTGTGCACCTGA
- the puuE gene encoding allantoinase PuuE, protein MSTSYDSTAPYPRDLVGYGRNPPRADWPGKARIAVQFVLNYEEGGENAVLHGDAGSEQFLSEMFNPASYPARHLSMEGIYEYGSRAGVWRILREFERRQLPLTVFGVGMALQRHPELATAFVELGHEIASHGWRWIHYQDVDKATEREHMRLAIRAIEQLTGQRHGSPGAIHGAGWYTGRDSPNTRRLVVDDGGFEYDSDYYGDDLPFWIKVRRSDGTPAAHLVVPYTLDTNDMRFSLPQGFAQAEDFFVYLRDTFDALYAEGDPNGLDRPKMMSVGMHCRLLGRPGRIVALQKFLDHIEKHQHVWVCRRIDLARHWRLIHPFAG, encoded by the coding sequence GTGAGTACCTCCTACGACAGCACCGCGCCCTACCCGCGCGACCTGGTCGGCTACGGCCGCAACCCGCCCCGCGCCGACTGGCCGGGCAAGGCCCGCATCGCGGTGCAGTTCGTCCTGAACTACGAAGAAGGCGGCGAGAACGCCGTGCTGCATGGCGACGCGGGCTCCGAGCAGTTCCTGTCCGAGATGTTCAACCCGGCCAGCTACCCGGCCCGGCACCTGAGCATGGAGGGCATCTACGAGTACGGCTCGCGCGCCGGCGTGTGGCGCATCCTGCGCGAGTTCGAGCGGCGCCAGCTGCCTCTCACCGTATTCGGCGTCGGCATGGCGCTGCAGCGCCACCCCGAACTCGCCACCGCCTTCGTCGAGCTGGGCCACGAGATCGCCAGCCACGGCTGGCGCTGGATCCACTACCAGGACGTCGACAAGGCGACCGAGCGCGAGCACATGCGGCTGGCCATCCGCGCCATCGAGCAGCTCACCGGGCAGCGCCACGGCAGCCCGGGCGCCATCCACGGCGCCGGCTGGTACACCGGGCGCGACAGCCCCAACACCCGCCGCTTGGTGGTCGACGACGGCGGCTTCGAGTACGACAGCGACTACTACGGCGACGACCTGCCGTTCTGGATCAAGGTGCGCCGCTCCGACGGCACCCCGGCCGCCCACCTGGTGGTGCCGTACACGCTGGATACCAACGACATGCGGTTCTCGCTGCCGCAGGGGTTCGCGCAGGCGGAGGACTTCTTCGTCTACCTGCGCGACACCTTCGACGCCCTGTACGCCGAAGGCGACCCGAACGGGCTGGACCGGCCCAAGATGATGAGCGTGGGCATGCACTGCCGCCTGCTCGGGCGGCCCGGGCGCATCGTCGCCCTGCAGAAGTTCCTCGACCACATCGAGAAGCACCAGCACGTGTGGGTCTGCCGCCGCATCGACCTGGCACGCCACTGGCGACTGATCCACCCGTTCGCGGGCTGA
- a CDS encoding GntR family transcriptional regulator, with amino-acid sequence MEPTTTAVIARELTQAIAGHRLQPGTKLAEQKLADHFGVSRTLVRQALHQLAQNRLVRLEPARGAFVAAPTVEEARQVFAVRRMLEAEMARSFAREATPARVRALREHVAREKAALDDANATESIELLGDFHVRMARLLGNEVLAQILQDLISRSSLITLMYQRAGAAEHSQEEHVEIVRALAARDGDRAAELMDDHLRNVEASLAFDRPPPTHDIALALAAA; translated from the coding sequence ATGGAGCCGACCACCACTGCCGTCATCGCCCGCGAGCTGACCCAGGCCATCGCCGGGCACCGCCTGCAGCCGGGCACCAAGCTGGCGGAGCAGAAGCTGGCCGACCATTTCGGCGTCTCGCGCACCCTGGTGCGGCAGGCCCTGCACCAGCTGGCCCAGAACCGGCTGGTGCGGCTGGAACCGGCGCGCGGCGCCTTCGTGGCCGCCCCCACGGTCGAGGAAGCGCGCCAGGTGTTCGCGGTGCGCCGCATGCTGGAGGCCGAGATGGCGCGCAGCTTCGCCCGCGAGGCGACGCCGGCGCGCGTGCGGGCCCTGCGCGAGCACGTGGCGCGCGAGAAGGCGGCGCTCGACGACGCCAATGCCACCGAGAGCATCGAGTTGCTGGGCGACTTCCACGTGCGCATGGCACGGCTGCTGGGCAACGAGGTGCTGGCCCAGATCCTGCAGGACCTGATCTCCCGCAGCTCGCTCATCACGCTCATGTACCAGCGCGCCGGCGCCGCCGAGCATTCCCAGGAGGAACACGTCGAGATCGTGCGCGCCCTGGCCGCCCGCGACGGCGACCGCGCCGCCGAGCTGATGGACGACCACCTGCGCAACGTCGAGGCCAGCCTGGCGTTCGACCGCCCGCCGCCCACCCACGACATCGCCCTGGCGCTGGCCGCCGCATGA
- a CDS encoding SDR family oxidoreductase: MTLDNAVVFVTGANRGIGLAFAQAALARGARKVYAASRDPAKVTLAGVEPIRLDVTDDAAVAAAAARCGDVTVLVNNAGIAKFGGALGDDPVASLQAQFDVNVLGILRMARAFAPVLARNGGGAMLNVLSVASWINRGTLGLYGTTKSAAWGLTNSLRHELRPQGTQVLALHVGFVDTDLTRDIDAPKSSAAVVVGRALDALEAGQEEVLADEISQQVKRGLSADAPVYLAAA; encoded by the coding sequence ATGACCCTCGACAACGCCGTCGTCTTCGTCACCGGTGCCAACCGCGGCATCGGCCTCGCCTTCGCCCAGGCCGCGCTCGCCCGCGGCGCCCGCAAGGTCTACGCGGCCAGCCGCGACCCCGCCAAGGTCACCCTGGCCGGCGTTGAGCCGATCCGGCTGGATGTCACCGACGACGCCGCGGTGGCGGCCGCCGCCGCCCGCTGCGGCGACGTCACGGTGCTGGTCAACAACGCGGGCATCGCGAAGTTCGGCGGCGCCCTGGGCGACGACCCGGTGGCGTCGCTGCAGGCGCAGTTCGACGTCAACGTGCTGGGCATCCTGCGCATGGCCCGGGCCTTCGCGCCCGTGCTGGCGCGCAACGGCGGCGGCGCGATGCTCAACGTGCTGTCGGTGGCCAGCTGGATCAACCGCGGCACGCTCGGCCTGTACGGCACCACCAAGTCGGCCGCCTGGGGCCTGACCAACTCGCTGCGCCACGAACTGCGGCCGCAGGGCACGCAGGTGCTGGCCCTGCACGTGGGCTTCGTCGACACCGACCTCACGCGCGACATCGACGCTCCCAAGTCGTCGGCAGCCGTGGTGGTGGGCCGCGCGCTCGACGCGCTGGAGGCCGGCCAGGAGGAAGTGCTGGCCGACGAGATCAGCCAGCAGGTCAAGCGCGGGCTGTCGGCCGACGCGCCCGTCTACCTGGCGGCCGCCTGA